One genomic window of Alphaproteobacteria bacterium includes the following:
- a CDS encoding phosphotransferase, producing the protein MAEAPAPAVAGFLAARGLAGATVTPVAADWSVRRFYRVETADGGAILMHWPGGAIDRLAATTALFDAHGVPVPTLLHADPAVGLVLVEDFGMQTVAQSIDAGAEPAPMLAAAVDLLVHLHKAFPATMPGDLPAFDADTAAERAARLCDFYLPAFGAGCDAAGRARFVALWRATWPAANAVPITLAHYDFHPGNMFWRPAAPAGARIALIDHQDAVLAPVAFDLACLIQDIRRTYDPGLLADLRARYLAAFPRLDPARLDQALAVIGAQRASQILGGLGRARVEGRITDRQRADVGRTLAWLAADLAHPANAALRPWYEEHGLLGNRA; encoded by the coding sequence ATGGCTGAGGCGCCCGCACCGGCGGTCGCCGGTTTCCTGGCCGCACGCGGACTTGCCGGCGCGACCGTCACGCCGGTGGCGGCCGACTGGTCGGTGCGGCGGTTCTACCGCGTCGAGACCGCCGACGGCGGTGCGATCCTGATGCACTGGCCCGGCGGGGCGATCGACCGGCTGGCCGCGACCACGGCGCTGTTCGACGCCCATGGCGTGCCCGTCCCGACGCTGCTGCACGCCGACCCGGCCGTCGGCCTGGTCCTGGTCGAGGATTTCGGCATGCAGACGGTGGCGCAGTCGATCGACGCCGGCGCCGAGCCGGCGCCGATGCTGGCGGCCGCCGTCGACCTGCTGGTCCACCTGCACAAGGCGTTCCCGGCGACGATGCCCGGCGACCTGCCCGCCTTCGATGCGGACACCGCGGCGGAGCGCGCGGCGCGGCTGTGCGACTTCTACCTGCCGGCCTTCGGCGCCGGCTGCGACGCGGCCGGCCGCGCCCGCTTCGTCGCGCTGTGGCGGGCGACCTGGCCGGCCGCCAACGCGGTGCCGATCACGCTGGCGCACTACGACTTCCATCCCGGCAACATGTTCTGGCGCCCGGCGGCACCCGCAGGCGCGCGGATCGCGCTGATCGACCACCAGGACGCGGTGCTGGCCCCGGTCGCCTTCGACCTGGCCTGCCTGATCCAGGACATCCGCCGCACCTACGATCCCGGCCTGCTCGCGGACCTGCGCGCGCGCTACCTGGCCGCGTTCCCGCGGCTCGACCCGGCGCGCCTGGACCAGGCACTGGCCGTGATCGGGGCGCAGCGCGCCAGCCAGATCCTCGGCGGCCTCGGCCGCGCACGGGTGGAGGGACGGATTACCGACCGCCAGCGCGCCGACGTCGGCCGGACCCTGGCCTGGCTCGCCGCCGACCTCGCCCATCCCGCCAACGCCGCGCTGAGGCCGTGGTATGAGGAGCACGGGCTGTTGGGGAACCGCGCATGA
- a CDS encoding nucleotidyltransferase family protein translates to MTAKRTPPAAAVGAIRRAMVLCAGLGERMRPLTETMPKPLVPVAGRALIDHILDRLVEAGVEEAVVNTHYLAARMQAHLALWRRPRIVISHEPERLETGGGVRNALPHLGADPFFVINGDAFWLNGPRPALVRLAEAWDPARMDGLMLVHHTARALGYDDRGDYTMEQDGRLVPREEGRASAFVFASVIIVKPSLFADTPPGPFSMKLLYNRMAAAERLYGLNHDGEWFHIGTPDALAMAEEFMAGDLRRAHYV, encoded by the coding sequence ATGACCGCGAAACGCACGCCTCCGGCAGCGGCCGTCGGCGCCATCAGGCGCGCGATGGTGCTGTGCGCGGGCCTGGGCGAGCGCATGCGCCCGCTGACCGAGACCATGCCGAAGCCGCTGGTGCCGGTTGCCGGCCGGGCGCTGATCGACCACATCCTCGACCGGCTGGTCGAGGCCGGGGTCGAGGAAGCGGTGGTCAACACCCACTATCTGGCCGCGCGCATGCAGGCCCATCTGGCGCTGTGGCGGCGGCCGCGCATCGTCATCAGCCACGAGCCGGAGCGGCTGGAGACCGGTGGCGGCGTGCGCAACGCGCTGCCGCATCTCGGCGCCGACCCGTTCTTCGTCATCAACGGCGACGCCTTCTGGCTGAACGGGCCGCGGCCGGCGCTGGTGCGGCTGGCGGAGGCGTGGGACCCGGCGCGCATGGACGGGCTGATGTTGGTCCACCACACCGCGCGCGCGCTCGGCTACGACGACCGCGGCGACTATACGATGGAGCAGGACGGCCGCCTGGTGCCGCGGGAGGAGGGGCGCGCCAGCGCCTTCGTCTTTGCCAGCGTGATCATCGTCAAGCCGTCGCTGTTCGCCGACACGCCGCCGGGCCCGTTCTCGATGAAGCTGCTGTACAACCGGATGGCGGCGGCCGAGCGGCTGTACGGCCTCAATCACGACGGCGAGTGGTTCCACATCGGCACACCGGATGCGCTGGCGATGGCCGAGGAGTTCATGGCCGGCGACCTGCGGCGCGCGCACTATGTCTGA
- the addB gene encoding double-strand break repair protein AddB, which yields MADRPPIFSIAPDRPFLDVLAARLIEDVGADPLALARMRILLPTRRACRALREAFLRRSDARALILPRMAPLGALDEDDGAWEAEFGDDLAVPPAIAPAHRILLLARMVRQRARAGGGDAGSDEQAVHLAAALARLIDQVQTEGRPWSALDGLVPATLADHWAETLEFLKIVTAHWPAVLAERGLIDPAERRNRLLLGQAARWRADPPADPVIVAGSTGTVPAAAALIAAVVGCPRGSVVLPGLDRDLALDADAWKAVDQTHPQFGMKQLLARLGVEPGDVAPWPRTAADGPDRADRCRLAGLAMRPADLLVAADADGPMTPAVAESALQDVIRVDCASPQEEATVAALALREAMETPGRTALLVTPDRDLGQRVAAMLGRWGLEVDDSAGQPLAATPVGGFLRLLLAAAERTLAPAALMALAKHPLAAAGRQPADFRQDARLVEIALLRGPAPAPGIDGLRAAAAAMADAARKAAVLGWLDDLERALQPLLALAAAPGPQPFGAALAALGAAAEGLAASADSAGADRLWVREDGEAARALIDELMAAADAAEPMRLAGFAAVFAAFAAAVPVRPAYGTHPRLAILGPLEARLQQADLVVMAGLNEGVWPPEPPIDPWMSRPMRHGFGLPQPERRIGLSAHDFAQAFAAPRVLMTRAARVGGAPTSPARWLRRLDAVLDQIAGQPGLLRPSRGAYRNWAAALDEPPAVQPCARPAPRPPLAARPRRLSVTQVETWMRNPYAVYARHVLGLRRLDDLDAEVGPADYGSLIHDALDRFVTSHGPVPGADARAVLLAIGRDGFAPLAARHDLADILAYWWARFERIADWFLDHMAAAGPGIARIHTEIAGSRAFLAPGGPFTLTAKADRLDVGRDGTVTVIDYKTGKPPSANMVLAGYAPQLPLEGAILRDGGFPDVGAPAAIALHYWQLKGRDPVAEVTRAGGGKADPAALIDDAETGFARLVARFDDPATAYLCRPSPAMAPDYDDYVHLARVAEWSTAMGEDG from the coding sequence ATGGCTGACCGGCCGCCGATCTTCTCCATCGCGCCCGACCGGCCGTTCCTCGACGTGCTGGCCGCCAGGCTGATCGAGGATGTTGGCGCCGACCCGCTGGCGCTGGCCCGCATGCGCATCCTGCTGCCGACCCGGCGCGCCTGCCGCGCGCTGCGCGAGGCGTTCCTGCGCCGCAGCGATGCGCGCGCGCTGATCCTGCCGCGCATGGCGCCGCTGGGCGCGCTCGACGAGGACGACGGCGCCTGGGAGGCCGAGTTCGGCGACGACCTTGCGGTGCCGCCGGCGATCGCGCCGGCGCATCGCATCCTGCTGTTGGCCCGGATGGTGCGGCAGCGGGCGCGTGCCGGGGGCGGCGACGCCGGCAGCGACGAGCAGGCGGTCCACCTTGCCGCCGCGCTGGCCCGGCTGATCGACCAGGTGCAGACCGAAGGGCGGCCCTGGTCGGCGCTGGACGGCCTGGTGCCCGCAACGCTGGCCGACCACTGGGCCGAGACGCTGGAATTCCTCAAGATCGTCACCGCCCATTGGCCGGCGGTGCTGGCCGAGCGCGGGCTGATCGACCCGGCCGAGCGCCGCAACCGGCTGCTGCTGGGCCAGGCGGCGCGCTGGCGCGCCGACCCGCCGGCCGATCCGGTGATCGTGGCCGGCTCGACCGGCACGGTGCCGGCCGCCGCCGCGCTGATCGCGGCGGTGGTCGGCTGTCCGCGCGGCAGCGTCGTCCTGCCCGGCCTCGACCGCGATCTTGCACTCGATGCAGATGCATGGAAGGCGGTCGACCAGACCCATCCGCAGTTCGGGATGAAGCAGCTGCTGGCGCGGCTGGGCGTGGAACCCGGCGACGTGGCGCCATGGCCGCGTACGGCGGCCGACGGCCCCGACCGTGCCGACCGCTGCCGGCTCGCCGGCCTGGCCATGCGCCCGGCCGACCTGCTGGTGGCCGCCGACGCCGACGGGCCGATGACGCCGGCCGTGGCGGAATCGGCGCTGCAGGACGTGATCCGCGTCGACTGCGCCTCGCCGCAGGAGGAGGCCACGGTGGCCGCGCTCGCCCTGCGCGAGGCGATGGAGACGCCCGGCCGCACCGCGCTGCTGGTCACGCCCGACCGCGATCTCGGCCAGCGGGTGGCGGCGATGCTCGGCCGCTGGGGGCTGGAGGTCGACGACTCCGCCGGTCAGCCGCTGGCGGCGACGCCGGTCGGCGGCTTCCTGCGTCTGCTGCTGGCGGCGGCGGAGCGGACGCTGGCGCCGGCCGCGCTGATGGCGCTGGCCAAGCACCCGCTCGCCGCCGCCGGACGCCAGCCGGCCGACTTCCGCCAGGATGCGCGGCTGGTCGAGATCGCGCTGCTGCGCGGTCCGGCGCCGGCGCCCGGCATCGACGGCCTGCGCGCGGCCGCGGCAGCAATGGCGGACGCGGCGCGAAAGGCGGCGGTGCTGGGCTGGCTCGACGACCTCGAACGCGCGCTGCAGCCACTGCTGGCCCTGGCCGCCGCCCCCGGGCCGCAGCCGTTCGGGGCTGCGCTGGCGGCGCTGGGCGCCGCGGCGGAAGGGCTGGCGGCGAGCGCCGACAGCGCCGGCGCCGACCGGCTGTGGGTGCGCGAGGACGGCGAGGCGGCGCGCGCGCTCATCGACGAGCTGATGGCGGCCGCCGATGCGGCCGAGCCGATGCGCCTGGCCGGTTTTGCCGCCGTGTTCGCCGCCTTCGCCGCGGCGGTGCCGGTGCGGCCGGCCTATGGCACCCATCCCCGCCTCGCCATCCTCGGCCCGCTGGAAGCCCGGCTGCAGCAGGCCGACCTGGTGGTGATGGCTGGGCTGAACGAAGGGGTGTGGCCGCCGGAACCGCCGATCGACCCGTGGATGAGCCGGCCGATGCGCCACGGCTTCGGGCTGCCGCAGCCGGAGCGCCGGATCGGCCTGTCGGCGCACGACTTCGCCCAGGCCTTCGCCGCGCCGCGGGTGCTGATGACCCGGGCCGCGCGCGTCGGCGGCGCGCCGACCAGCCCGGCCCGTTGGCTGCGCCGGCTCGACGCCGTGCTCGACCAGATCGCCGGCCAGCCCGGGCTGCTGCGGCCCAGCCGCGGGGCCTATCGCAACTGGGCGGCGGCACTGGACGAACCGCCCGCCGTGCAGCCCTGCGCCCGGCCGGCGCCGAGGCCGCCGCTGGCCGCGCGCCCGCGCCGCCTGTCGGTGACCCAGGTCGAGACCTGGATGCGCAATCCCTATGCGGTCTATGCCCGCCACGTGCTCGGCCTGCGCCGCCTCGACGACCTCGATGCCGAGGTCGGGCCGGCCGACTACGGCTCGTTGATCCACGACGCGCTCGACCGATTCGTCACGTCCCACGGCCCGGTGCCGGGTGCGGACGCCCGCGCGGTGCTGCTGGCCATCGGCCGCGATGGCTTCGCGCCGCTCGCCGCCCGGCACGACCTGGCCGACATCCTGGCCTACTGGTGGGCGCGGTTCGAGCGCATCGCCGATTGGTTCCTCGATCACATGGCGGCCGCGGGCCCCGGCATCGCCCGCATCCACACCGAGATCGCCGGCTCGCGCGCGTTCCTTGCGCCGGGCGGACCGTTCACCCTGACCGCCAAGGCCGACCGGCTCGACGTCGGCCGCGACGGCACCGTTACCGTGATCGACTACAAGACCGGCAAGCCGCCGTCGGCGAACATGGTGCTGGCCGGCTATGCGCCGCAGCTGCCGCTGGAAGGCGCAATCCTGCGCGACGGCGGCTTCCCGGACGTGGGCGCGCCGGCGGCGATCGCACTGCACTACTGGCAGCTCAAGGGCCGCGACCCGGTGGCCGAGGTCACTCGGGCCGGCGGCGGCAAGGCCGACCCGGCGGCGCTGATCGACGACGCCGAGACCGGCTTCGCCCGGCTGGTCGCCCGCTTCGACGATCCGGCCACCGCCTATCTGTGCAGGCCGTCGCCGGCGATGGCGCCGGACTATGACGACTATGTTCACCTGGCCCGGGTCGCCGAATGGTCGACCGCGATGGGCGAGGACGGATGA
- the tsaE gene encoding tRNA (adenosine(37)-N6)-threonylcarbamoyltransferase complex ATPase subunit type 1 TsaE: MRTTIIALADEAATARFARALAAEAVAGDVIALSGGLGAGKTALARAFVRARAGDPALVVPSPTFTLVQVYELAGGPVWHVDAYRLADADEAVELGLDEAFATAVVLIEWPEHVAGLIPQSALRLALADGPDPDARRLTATAPPLWEQRLDRVLAACDG, from the coding sequence ATGAGGACCACCATCATCGCACTGGCAGACGAGGCGGCGACGGCACGCTTCGCGCGCGCGCTGGCGGCGGAGGCCGTCGCCGGCGACGTCATCGCGCTGTCGGGCGGGCTCGGCGCCGGCAAGACCGCGCTCGCCCGCGCCTTCGTCCGCGCCCGGGCCGGCGATCCGGCGCTGGTCGTGCCCAGCCCGACCTTCACTCTGGTCCAGGTCTACGAGCTTGCCGGCGGTCCGGTCTGGCACGTCGACGCCTATCGCCTGGCCGACGCGGACGAGGCGGTCGAACTGGGTCTCGACGAGGCCTTCGCCACCGCGGTCGTGCTGATCGAATGGCCGGAGCATGTCGCGGGACTGATCCCGCAATCCGCGTTGCGGCTGGCGCTGGCGGACGGGCCGGACCCGGATGCCCGGCGCCTGACCGCGACCGCGCCGCCGCTTTGGGAACAGCGGCTCGACCGCGTGTTGGCGGCCTGCGATGGCTGA